The window GCCAAGGTACGTTGAATTGTTCTGCTTATTGGTATACGGATTTAGATAATTAATAAAATACGATCAAGTAGTATGTTCTTAATTGATAATATTGCAATAATCTAGCTAGCTTGACTTATTAATCGGATCGTCTAGCAACTTAACGTGCTAAATAGTCTAATTAACAAGAAAGGGTTTGAGTCAAGTAGTCTAGATATTAAGATGGGATGCAATATTCATGCAAATTAATTTGGATGGTAAATGTAGAGTTAATTAGTAACTAATTTATGGTAATTTTGTGTAGGGAAAAGTTCCATTTGTGTCATTTTATGGAATTCACCAGCTTCATATACTCATCTTCGTGCTAGCCGTATCCCATGTGCTTTACTGCATAATAACACTGGTTTTGGGCAGAGCTAAGGTACCAACCAAAATTCCTCTATGAATTTTTGTCTCTGTCTCACCGTGTTCAATTTCTCAGATTAATTTTTGTCGGATGTTTGCAACTTGCAGATGAGGAAGTGGAAAACATGGGAATTGGAAACCAGGACAGCAGACTACCAGTTCTCACATGGTATGTTTGCTCCACACGTAATTTGACCAGCATCCGGCAGCTGTGATCTTATATGTGCTGACCCTTCTGTATTACTATTTACTAGTTTTACTGGGATTACAGTATGAACTAAGTCCTGAAAGATTAACTGGTACTGTGCAGACCCTGAAAGATTCCGATTTGCGAGAGACACATCGTTTGGGCGAAGGCACTTGAGCTTTTGGAGCCGGTCACCCATTTTGTTATGGATTGTAAGTATTCAAATGCTATTATAACTGGGTGACATATATGAACTTCATTGATGATGAAGGATATATCAAAAGGTACTAATCTTTAATAATATTGCAGGTTTGCTTCTTCAGACAGTTTGTTAGATCAGTGCCTAAGGTGGATTACCTGACGCTACGCAATGGGTTCATCTTTGTAAGCATTCTCTATGCACTAGGGAATAGCAGAAAATAGATAAATGTGGTTTAAATTCTGCTTGAAAACTACTAATGCTTGTTTTTCATTCTGCTGCAGGCACATTTGGCACCTCAGAGTCAAACTAAATTTGATTTCCAGAAGTACATCAACAGATCAGTCGAAGAGGACTTCAAGGTTGTGGTGGGGATCAGGTGCGTCATTAGAATTAACTAATTACATTGACTATGAGGAAGTTAGACTGGCATGCTTTCCTTTACCACAAGAAGAAAATGACACCAATCTGGAACTAAGAATTAGTGCATTATAGCTTATGTGTCATGCATCAAAAGACCTTGCATTATTTTCAAAGTACACAAACCCTAATTAACTAAATACATCTTTCACACTTGCAGCCCTGTTATCTGGTTATTCGCCGTATTGTTCCTGCTATCTAACACCCATGGTAAGCCCTCATTTTACTTCTCCTTCATGCATCCAAGGCAGTAATTAGTAATTACCATATTTTACTTCTAATGATCATCTACTCTGTAGCTACAACCCTACATCCTTTATGTCTCACTCTCGCACGATATAACTATAATAATTCTCATTTTAAAAAAAAAAAATTGTGTTTGTTTGTTTGCAGGCTCATGGTCCTATCTCTATCTACCTTTTATTCCCCTAGTGGTAAGCAACCATCAGCTCATCTAATTCCTTTTCTTTCAAACATTCTTAGGTCCTACAAAAAGATGGATATCTAATAATCCATTTCGATTCTTCTGCAGATGATCTTGTTAGTAGGGACAAAGCTACAGGTTATAATAACCAAGATGGGGCTTAAAATTCAAGAAAGAGGAGAAGTAGTTAAGGGTACCCCGCTTGTTGAGCCTGGTGACCATCTCTTCTGGTTCAACAGCCCTCGTCTCATTCTTCACATCATCCATTTTGTTCTCTTTCAGGTTCCACTTCATCCCAGCTTTACAATACTCCGAAAACTCATCCATTTCTCTCGTCATCTTACCTAATAGCATGTCGATCATGAGAGAAATACACTACCGTAACAGCTATTGTGTCTAAATTTCTCATTTGCATCGTCATTTTACCATCACTAACACGGCTTGTTTTCTTGTTTTGCCCTCACAGAATGCCTTTCAACTTGCTTTCTTTGCATGGACTTGGGTAAGTTTCATACAGCATTACAATTATACTCTCATTTGCAAAGATTGTTAATTTACCGATCTATCTAACAATAAAAAAAGCACAAAGTCGATCATTTTTCTCTCCTGTTTTACAGTACGAATTTGGGTTGAAGTCTTGCTTTCACGACAAGATGGAAGATGTGGTCTTAAGAATTACAATGGGGTTAGTTAGTTAGTTCTCAACCTTTACATATAACGCACGCACTAATGACAATGCATGAGTTTAATTTACTCAGCCAATTTACTATGTGGTTTGAGCAGGGTCGTCATACAAATACTATGCAGCTATGTAACTCTACCACTTTATGCCTTAGTTACACAGGTAATCAGACTGTCACTTTTACTCAATAATTTGTTTCTTGCACAGTAAGAAATAAGAAATGTGAACTAAAGAATTGTACACATGTTGTATATTCAGATGGGTTCAACTATGAAGCCTACGATATTTAACGACAGAGTAGCAAATGCTATAAGAAAGTGGCACCACGCAGCAAAGAAGCATGTAAAACAGAGCAAGCATTCGGTTCCAACCAGTGCACCCGGCACTCCATTACATGGCATGTCCCCGGTTCATCTTCTGCGGCACTATCATTCCGAACTGGACATGGATAGTATGCAAACATTGCCAAGGATGTCATACGCTGAAAGAGAAGGTCCAAACGAGTCCCCATCTCACCACGACACCGACGATGTACCCTGGTCTAACCAGGGTCAGGAGGAAGAGATTAGTGCTCACTATCAACCTAACTCGGTGAACAATCCTCCACCTGGTTATGGAAACCAAATTCAACACGAAATCCAAATTCACACAAAGGATTAGCTAGTCACATAGATATCAAAGAAAAACGCTAGCGACCACATGTAACACAACAATGACCATGAAAGCCTAATAAGCTTTGCAATGGGAGAAGGGAGGACTGTAAATGATAAGAGACTGCTTTATATCTTCAATAGTTGTAAGATAGAAACGTAAATCTTGATATTCATTCAAGAAAATAACGTAATAAGAATGCACCTATAAAGTTCCCCGTTAATCAGGGTGGTCGATCATACAAACATATTCTTTGAGCTGATATTAAGGGTTACATACTTGTAACAGAAAGGATGAACTTCAAGAAAATATTCATATCAAACAAGCTTTAAGCTGGCGTCAATATATATTCGCATAATCAATATTCCCAATGAGACTAGAACAAAATCACATGTACACAACGCACAGGACATCATTTTGATTAACTAGTGATCATAGGCTTTTCATATATGTCATTTGTTAAGAGGTTAAGAACCTCAAGGAAATGAACAACATTAAAATAGAAATTACAGATACCATGAGCTAGAAACTTGGACGAATCTCAGAATACAAAATCTAAGGACCCCTTGCAAAATTGCATCAGATTTCCTTCTGCTGTTCCATGTGGTTGATTACTACTGATCGACCAACTCATACTACGTACATATTTGGTTGGGGTTCATTTGTCCTTGTAAAAGAGGACCCCTTGATAAATTGCATCAAATTTCCTTGTAGTGTTGTTGTTGATCACTAGTTCACTACTGACCAACCCACACAATTTGAATTGAGAAACATCCTTGGATTCAAATTTGAGAGGGGGGAGGGGACCAACCGATAGTATTTAATTTGGCAAAGTGTTCCTTGGATTCGAATTTGCGAGTCTATATCATTGCATCATTTTTTCTTCCAGTTTTGTGGTTGATTGATACAAATTATTTGAGAAATAGTTTGAGGTTCGTTTGTCCTTGCATGTATCATTATCAAATAGGTAAGGAGAAAAGATGATCCCAGCCCTATATTGCATCAATTTTCCTTCTTG of the Fragaria vesca subsp. vesca linkage group LG6, FraVesHawaii_1.0, whole genome shotgun sequence genome contains:
- the LOC101305865 gene encoding MLO-like protein 6-like, yielding MAAAGKERSLEQTPTWAVAVVCFILVLVSIIIEYILHLIGKWLERKNKRALYEALEKIKAELMLLGFLSLLLTVGQGPISDICISKSVGATWHPCSKKQEPVYAKEDGESTSSESDDDSGRRRLLSVVLSSSGKNARRVLAAAGYDKCGAKGKVPFVSFYGIHQLHILIFVLAVSHVLYCIITLVLGRAKMRKWKTWELETRTADYQFSHDPERFRFARDTSFGRRHLSFWSRSPILLWIVCFFRQFVRSVPKVDYLTLRNGFIFAHLAPQSQTKFDFQKYINRSVEEDFKVVVGISPVIWLFAVLFLLSNTHGSWSYLYLPFIPLVMILLVGTKLQVIITKMGLKIQERGEVVKGTPLVEPGDHLFWFNSPRLILHIIHFVLFQNAFQLAFFAWTWYEFGLKSCFHDKMEDVVLRITMGVVIQILCSYVTLPLYALVTQMGSTMKPTIFNDRVANAIRKWHHAAKKHVKQSKHSVPTSAPGTPLHGMSPVHLLRHYHSELDMDSMQTLPRMSYAEREGPNESPSHHDTDDVPWSNQGQEEEISAHYQPNSVNNPPPGYGNQIQHEIQIHTKD